atgtAAAATATGAGCAAAGCTTACAAACAGAAGCGAAAGTGAGCATACTTTTCCAATTGGATTAGAAAATGTTTGATAGGTAACTTACCAGTTGCCTATTCTTCAAGAAGCCTTCTTGTTTAACAAAGGATCAGAAATGACTTGAGGCTCAAACTCGGGCTTTAGATACCGAGCAAGCATTTCGGCATACAACTCGTACCAAGCAGTCATTCGGAACCCCCATTTATCTTTCAGCTGCCTACAGAAGTTAAGATCCATGTCAGAGATTAATAAACCATCTCGAAAACGAGAGAGTGAGGGAGTGCAAGATGCATCTGGTGCAGAGAAATGGCTGGATCCATAAAAGTGACCGAAATCTGTATGCTGCGGTCTCCCGTCGCCTGAAGTGAATGGATTCGGGAAAATCTCGGTCCCAACACGATTGATCGATCCGACAAAATAACTGTTTGCTATTGCAGCATTTCGGGCCTGTGAACACAAAATATgtcaatcaaaattttaaacattaatagATTGCAGATTATGTATATGAGCTCTCTGTGGAAGTTGGTAGAACTATTATAGTAACAAGATGCTCAAACAACAATCACAGTGGAACTAGTCTCGTAATTTGCAACTCGAGTCGAACAGTGTAAACAGAAAAGGTTGAAGCATCTTATCCAAAGGCGAAAAAAGGGCAACATTGTGATTTAAAGTTATAGatcaaaggaaaaagaacaagtGCCCTGTTTGACTTTTGTGGTATAAGTGAAGTGATTACatgaaacaaacaagaaatggAATGGATGAAACAAGTAAAAGACTAACCTCAATAGGCCACATTGGTTCGCTGAGTTCGCCAACAGTCGCCGAAGGATTGAAAACAATCTCAGCACCGTTTAACCCGAAAGCTAACCAGTTCAAAGGGTGGTGCCTCccataacatatatttattgcAATTTTCCCGTAGGCTGTCTCGAACACAGGATGCCCGGTGTTTCCTTCCATATAGTATGTGCTTTCATTAAAGTCGCCAACTCTTGGTATATGGTTCTGCAAAATGCCATTGACCAAAACAGTTTCGGCAGCCGAGAGAGACTGATAGGGAAACTAACTTCATGTATAACACTTACCTT
This sequence is a window from Cucurbita pepo subsp. pepo cultivar mu-cu-16 chromosome LG04, ASM280686v2, whole genome shotgun sequence. Protein-coding genes within it:
- the LOC111793004 gene encoding beta-ureidopropionase-like isoform X2; the encoded protein is MEKISQAGAANDELNDGKDAINNVSVCGYDSLHQLLAQNLKPQIFQEVSRLLLGLNCGKPLQTISLAEPVKSLSLKHDFDLQAFCFHADKESVREPRIVRVGLIQNSIALPTTAPFSNQKRAIFEKVKPIIEAAGASGVNILCLQEAWMMPFAFCTREKGWCEFAEPVDGESTRFLQDLALRFNMVINHIPRVGDFNESTYYMEGNTGHPVFETAYGKIAINICYGRHHPLNWLAFGLNGAEIVFNPSATVGELSEPMWPIEARNAAIANSYFVGSINRVGTEIFPNPFTSGDGRPQHTDFGHFYGSSHFSAPDASCTPSLSRFRDGLLISDMDLNFCRQLKDKWGFRMTAWYELYAEMLARYLKPEFEPQVISDPLLNKKAS